In the Juglans microcarpa x Juglans regia isolate MS1-56 chromosome 6D, Jm3101_v1.0, whole genome shotgun sequence genome, one interval contains:
- the LOC121236117 gene encoding GDSL esterase/lipase At5g55050-like, whose protein sequence is MANSNVLILISFLHIFLWRLNFSEAHDQLVPAVFIFGDSIADVGNNNYLKNTIAKANFTPNGIDFPGMKPTGRFCNGKNIADFIAERVGLPSSPPYLSLVSRPGKINNATSFLTGANFASAAAGILNSTGSIFGEVIPLSTQIDYFATVSEELKQQLGPSAAQKFFAKSIIVIETGNNDVIFSALLPDPSGKNNTPQQLVDLALVKLEEQLRRLYDYGARKFAVMGASAVGCCPFLRAWDEGGECNEVLNSLSITYNEGVEPMLRKLKSEIKDMSYTYCDSYGVLQNLIQNAKLYGFDEFKAACCGQGNYRGKLNCFETSPHCSNRSDHLFWDPFHPTEAAQRILIDIIFDSPSKYTFPLSMRQLIAL, encoded by the exons ATGGCTAATTCCAATGTGTTGATACTCATCAGTTTCCTCCATATCTTTCTCTGGAGATTGAATTTCTCGGAGGCTCATGATCAGTTGGTCCCGGCCGTATTTATATTTGGAGATTCTATTGCAGACGTGGGCAACAACAACTACCTGAAGAATACAATTGCCAAAGCAAATTTCACCCCCAACGGAATCGACTTTCCTGGCATGAAACCTACCGGGAGGTTTTGCAACGGCAAGAATATTGCAGACTtcattg CTGAGAGAGTGGGCTTGCCTTCTTCACCGCCATATCTCTCCTTGGTATCCAGGCCTGGCAAGATCAACAACGCGACGTCGTTCCTAACTGGTGCAAACTTCGCCTCCGCAGCTGCTGGAATCCTTAACAGTACAGGATCAATTTTT GGAGAGGTAATACCTTTGTCGACACAAATAGACTATTTTGCAACGGTATCTGAAGAGTTGAAGCAACAGTTAGGACCCTCTGCTGCGCAGAAGTTTTTTGCTAAATCTATCATTGTGATTGAGACTGGAAACAACGATGTCATCTTTTCCGCGCTTCTTCCTGATCCCAGCGGCAAGAACAACACCCCACAGCAGCTCGTGGATTTGGCACTTGTTAAACTAGAAGAACAATTAAGG CGTCTATACGATTACGGTGCACGTAAGTTTGCGGTTATGGGGGCCTCTGCAGTCGGGTGCTGCCCATTTCTGAGGGCTTGGGACGAAGGAGGAGAATGCAATGAAGTATTGAACTCCCTGAGTATAACATACAATGAAGGCGTTGAGCCGATGTTGCGGAAATTGAAATCAGAAATCAAGGATATGAGCTACACTTACTGTGATTCGTACGGTGTATTGCAAAACTTAATCCAAAACGCAAAACTTTATG GATTTGATGAGTTTAAAGCTGCATGTTGTGGACAAGGGAACTATCGTGGTAAACTTAATTGCTTCGAAACTTCGCCCCATTGCTCCAACAGAAGCGACCACCTCTTCTGGGACCCATTCCATCCTACAGAGGCCGCTCAACGCATCCTTATAGACATCATTTTTGACAGTCCTTCAAAATACACATTTCCATTGAGTATGAGGCAGCTAATTGCTTTGTAG
- the LOC121268842 gene encoding GDSL esterase/lipase At5g55050-like gives MAYNIVFVASFFLIIRFNFSEAQMAPAMFVFGDSLVDVGNNNFLELSVAKATLPYYGIDLPTKKPAGRFTNGMNAADFLAKKVGLPTSPPYLSLVYESSKNKMSFLTGVSFASGGARILDRTDPYAFQSVHLTQQVDYFSTVYEDLNIQLGSSGAERLLFKSIFAIVIGNNDILGYFGSSNLRNKTSPRQYVDSMVLTLEAKLKYLYNRGARKFVITGIATLGCCPARRRETKNEECNEEINYWSVIYNEGLVSMLQKLKSDLKDLHYSYFDSYKVLLNFILNPAAYGFVEVKAACCGLGTLNAEIFCLPIANYCSNRSDHVFFDRVHPTEATYRILVDHIFYGPSQYTFPMNMRQLVAV, from the exons ATGGCATACAATATTGTTTTTGTAGCGAGTTTCTTCCTCATTATCAGATTCAATTTTTCAGAGGCTCAAATGGCTCCAGCCATGTTCGTATTTGGAGACTCACTGGTAGATGTTGGCAACAACAATTTCCTAGAGCTTTCTGTTGCAAAGGCAACTTTGCCTTACTATGGCATCGACCTCCCCACCAAAAAACCGGCCGGCAGGTTTACGAATGGCATGAATGCTGCAGATTTTCTGG CTAAGAAAGTAGGCCTTCCAACTTCCCCACCATATCTTTCTCTGGTATACGAGTCCAGCAAGAATAAAATGTCGTTCCTGACCGGTGTTAGCTTCGCCTCCGGAGGTGCTAGAATATTGGATCGCACAGACCCGTATGCG TTCCAGTCCGTGCATTTGACACAACAAGTAGACTATTTCTCAACAGTTTATGAAGACCTGAACATACAGCTAGGATCCTCTGGTGCAGAAAGGCTTCTATTCAAATCAATATTTGCCATTGTGATTGGAAACAATGACATCCTTGGCTACTTCGGGTCGTCCAATCTCCGCAACAAGACTAGCCCACGGCAGTATGTGGATTCAATGGTTCTCACACTAGAGGCAAAATTGAAG TATTTATACAATCGTGGTGCCCGTAAATTTGTGATTACTGGGATAGCAACACTAGGATGCTGCCCAGCAAGAAGGAGAGAGACCAAAAACGAAGAATGCAatgaagaaattaattactGGTCTGTTATCTACAATGAAGGCCTTGTATCAATGTTGCAGAAATTGAAATCAGATCTGAAAGACCTACACTACTCATACTTTGATAGTTATAAAGTCTTGCTCAACTTCATCCTGAATCCAGCTGCTTATG GATTTGTAGAGGTTAAAGCTGCCTGTTGTGGGCTGGGAACCCTTAATGCAGAAATATTTTGCCTGCCAATTGCAAACTATTGCTCCAACAGAAGCGACCATGTATTTTTTGATCGGGTCCATCCTACAGAGGCAACTTATCGCATCTTGGTGgatcatattttttatggtcCATCACAATACACATTTCCAATGAATATGAGGCAGCTAGTAGCCGTTTAA
- the LOC121236054 gene encoding GDSL esterase/lipase At5g55050-like yields MASKAFLVSYGLFFICFFVLGTNYILEAQMVPAVFVLGDSLVDVGNNNYLPLSLAKADFPHNGLDFPTHKPTGRFTNGKNAADFLAEKVGLPTSPPYLSLVSNSHKNNASFLTGVSFASGGAGIFDGTDKHIRQSIPLTKQVDYFLTACEKFKQQLGSSSAQNLLSKSLVVVVIGSNDIFGYSGSSDLRSKNTPQQYVDLMALTLKEQLKRMYNGGARKFVITGIGAIGCCPSQRSKNKTEECNEETNRLSVKYNQGLTSMLQKWKSDLKGISYSYLDTYSILQNFVQKPQVYGFVDVKAACCGLGNLNAKVGCLPISTYCSNRREHLFWDLYHPTEAAHRLIVDNLFDGSSQFTFPLNVRQLVAV; encoded by the exons ATGGCTTCCAAAGCTTTCTTAGTGAGTTACGGCCTCTTCTTCATCTGTTTCTTCGTCTTGGGAACTAATTATATCTTGGAGGCTCAGATGGTCCCGGCCGTGTTTGTATTGGGAGACTCTCTTGTAGATGTGGGAAACAACAATTACCTCCCGCTTTCGCTCGCCAAAGCAGATTTCCCCCACAACGGCCTCGACTTCCCCACCCATAAGCCAACCGGGAGGTTTACTAATGGCAAGAATGCTGCCGACTTTCTTG CTGAGAAAGTTGGCCTCCCAACTTCGCCACCGTATCTCTCCCTTGTATCCAACTCCCACAAGAACAACGCTTCCTTTCTAACTGGTGTTAGCTTCGCCTCCGGAGGTGCCGGCATCTTTGATGGCACGGACAAACATATT cGCCAATCAATACCTCTGACCAAACAAGTAGACTACTTCTTGACGGCGTGTGAAAAGTTCAAGCAACAGCTAGGCTCCTCATCTGCACAAAACCTTTTATCCAAATCTCTCGTTGTCGTTGTGATTGGAAGCAACGATATCTTTGGTTACTCCGGCTCTTCTGATCTCCGCAGCAAGAACACCCCACAGCAGTACGTGGACTTGATGGCTCTTACACTGAAAGAACAATTGAAG CGTATGTACAATGGCGGTGCTCGTAAATTTGTTATTACGGGGATCGGGGCAATCGGATGCTGCCCATCACAGAGAAGTAAGAACAAAACAGAAGAATGCAACGAGGAAACAAACCGCTTGTCTGTCAAATACAATCAAGGCCTTACTTCGATGTTGCAGAAATGGAAATCAGACCTCAAAGGCATTAGCTACTCTTACTTAGATACATACAGTATCTTGCAAAACTTCGTCCAGAAACCACAAGTTTATG GATTCGTAGATGTTAAAGCTGCATGTTGTGGGTTAGGGAACCTGAATGCAAAGGTTGGTTGCCTCCCAATATCTACCTATTGCTCCAACAGAAGAGAGCACCTTTTCTGGGATCTATACCATCCAACAGAGGCTGCTCATCGCCTTATCGTAGACAACTTGTTTGATGGTTCTTCACAATTCACATTCCCATTGAACGTGAGGCAGCTAGTTGCAGTCTAG